In Rhinolophus sinicus isolate RSC01 chromosome X, ASM3656204v1, whole genome shotgun sequence, a single genomic region encodes these proteins:
- the NHSL2 gene encoding NHS-like protein 2 isoform X8 codes for MAFFATMGGMGPQNFLRISSRKRAKLARRGLPSWVTETAQSLASPVKKEMRKATRSAPPGKWSSWSAMKVSSRIRNSGHNSPAGRVPRSASSDIRPSHSVPEGVYGRVAVGQEAQFPNLTSPVLRNPSSDPEEPLQTRGGTKPPGMESMGMVYSVPSSCNGPTESTFSASWKGDAFTYMTPSATSQSNQVSENGKNPSSGNSWVSLHTLPPLVPKEAATLFVTRDNPAGCSGPAGYSEHPTHRRQGLERPFKTGLLTGGTSRLETGPGGASRFRERSLSVPTDVDCGEEQKASEACALPYASTSSEGSNSADNIASLGAHQEAQHRRQRSKSISLKKAKKKPSPPMRSVSLVKDEPVLLPEGGQALPKDQRPRSLCLSLEHQGHHSSQVHPAVPTFKDPEGTHFSQHWYLSDWKSGDTYQSLSSSSTATGTTVIECTPVQGSSESLASPSTSRATTPSQLSIEVEAREVPSPGRLAGLMSPSSGYSSQSETPTPTVSMSLTLGHLPPPSSSVRVRPVVPERKSSLPPTSPMEKISKSRLSFDLPLTSSTHLDLSGMSISIRSKTKVSRHHSDTNFGAKLAQKTSPNQPIMPMVTQSDLRSVRLRSVSKSEPEDDIESPDYAEESGAEVLTLPERKMKPPIAEKPPLARRPPSLVHKPASASEEYPLTSPTLAMTLKSSSQHTRPLPPDTYVVARKPKSSSFPEARSPGGSTAPSSLVFTPFVSSSGAFFSGTQQPPQGSTEDEAPKVKALPERISLQSQEDAEKKKGKIPPPVPKKPSVLYLPLTSPTAQMEAYVTEPRLPLSPVITLEEDAKCLRTGDQMQSPAARTISTSQADGEREASRTGNSMEPSTEEKSVISDKTAEWIAEDDDDVFVASRTTEDLFTVIHRSKRKLLGWKEPGEAFAGGSRPSSHSPIRNAAEVPVISEPVACASLDAGRNDDFKALLQKKGSKATPRSRPSAAELLKTTSPLARRIIAQFSKDYDSTDSPST; via the exons GTCACAACAGCCCCGCAGGCAGGGTGCCCCGCTCTGCCAGCTCAGACATCAGGCCCAGTCATTCTGTTCCAGAAGGTGTTTATGGAAGAGTTGCAGTTGGTCAGGAAGCACAGTTCCCAAATCTCACCTCACCAGTACTGAGAAATCCTTCTAGTGACCCGGAAGAACCTCTCCAGACACGTGGTGGCACCAAGCCTCCTGGCATGGAGAGCATGGGAATGGTGTATAGTGTCCCCAGTTCTTGCAATGGACCGACAGAATCTACATTCTCCGCTTCCTGGAAGGGAGATGCCTTCACCTACATGACTCCAAGTGCCACCAGTCAGAGCAATCAAGTCAGCGAAAATGGAAAAAATCCTTCCTCTGGGAATTCGTGGGTCTCCCTGCACACACTGCCACCTCTGGTTCCTAAGGAGGCTGCGACCCTCTTTGTCACTCGTGATAACCCTGCAGGATGCAGTGGGCCAGCTGGCTACTCTGAGCACCCTACACACCGAAGGCAGGGATTGGAGCGACCCTTCAAGACCGGCCTTCTGACAGGTGGTACCTCGAGACTGGAGACAGGCCCAGGTGGGGCCAGCAGATTCCGGGAGCGCTCACTGTCTGTGCCCACAGACGTGGACTGTGGAGAGGAACAGAAGGCCAGTGAAGCCTGTGCCCTGCCTTATGCCAGTACAAGTTCTGAGGGCAGTAACAGTGCTGACAACATTGCATCCCTTGGTGCCCACCAGGAGGCCCAGCACAGAAGGCAGAGATCCAAGAGTATCTCACTTAAGAAGGCCAAAAAGAAGCCTTCCCCGCCAATGCGCAGTGTGTCACTGGTCAAAGATGAGCCAGTGCTCTTGCCAGAAGGTGGGCAGGCACTACCCAAGGACCAGAGGCCCAGGAGCCTTTGCCTCTCCTTGGAACACCAAGGACATCACTCATCCCAGGTTCACCCAGCTGTGCCAACCTTCAAAGATCCAGAAGGGACACACTTCTCTCAGCACTGGTATCTTAGTGACTGGAAGTCTGGTGACACCTACCAGTCCTTGTCCAGTTCCAGCACTGCCACTGGCACCACGGTCATTGAGTGCACCCCGGTTCAGGGCAGCTCAGAGTCTCTTGCCTCCCCTTCCACCTCCAGAGCCACTACACCTTCCCAACTCTCCATCGAGGTAGAGGCCAGGGAGGTGCCCTCCCCAGGAAGGCTCGCTGGGCTGATGTCACCCTCCAGTGGCTACTCTAGCCAGTCGGAGACACCAACACCTACTGTCTCCATGTCCTTGACCTTGGGCCACTTGCCCCCTCCAAGCAGCAGTGTCCGGGTACGTCCAGTGGTCCCCGAGAGGAAGTCATCACTACCCCCAACATCACCGATGGAGAAAATTTCCAAGTCACGGCTATCGTTTGACCTACCATTAACCTCTTCGACCCACCTGGATCTGTCTGGGATGAGTATCTCCATCCGAAGCAAAACCAAGGTGAGCCGGCATCACTCAGATACAAATTTTGGGGCCAAGCTGGCCCAAAAAACTAGCCCCAATCAGCCAATCATGCCCATGGTTACTCAGTCTGACCTACGTTCTGTTCGCCTGAGGTCAGTCAGTAAGTCTGAGCCGGAAGATGACATCGAGAGCCCTGACTATGCTGAGGAATCAGGAGCAGAAGTCTTGACCTTGCCAGAGAGAAAGATGAAACCTCCCATAGCTGAGAAACCCCCACTGGCCCGAAGGCCTCCAAGCTTGGTCCACAAGCCAGCATCTGCCTCCGAGGAATACCCACTAACTTCGCCTACATTGGCTATGACCCTTAAGAGCTCCAGTCAACACACGAGGCCACTCCCTCCAGACACCTACGTGGTAGCGCGGAAACCAAAGTCCTCCAGCTTCCCTGAGGCCAGAAGCCCAGGGGGGTCAACAGCACCCTCATCTCTTGTTTTCACACCTTTTGTCAGTTCCTCTGGTGCTTTCTTCTCAGGAACACAGCAACCTCCCCAGGGAAGTACAGAGGATGAGGCCCCCAAGGTGAAAGCCCTGCCTGAAAGAATTAGCCTCCAGAGCCAGGAAGATGCTGAGAAGAAGAAAGGCAAGATCCCACCTCCTGTACCAAAAAAGCCCAGTGTGCTGTACCTGCCTCTCACGTCACCCACAGCTCAAATGGAGGCCTACGTGACGGAACCGAGGCTGCCTCTCAGCCCCGTCATCACCCTGGAGGAAGATGCCAAGTGTCTCCGTACCGGCGACCAGATGCAATCACCTGCTGCGAGGACGATTTCAACGTCACAAGCTGACGGTGAAAGGGAGGCAAGCCGTACAG GGAACTCTATGGAACCAAGCACCGAAGAAAAAAGTGTCATCAGTGATAAGACAGCTGAATGGATTGCAGAAGACGATGACGACGTGTTTGTGGCTTCACGCACAACTGAAGACTTATTTACCGTGATACACAG GTCCAAAAGAAAGCTGCTTGGCTGGAAGGAGCCTGGCGAGGCCTTTGCCGGAGGCAGCAGACCGAGCTCTCACTCACCAATAAGGAACGCAGCTGAAGTGCCAGTCATCAGTGAGCCGGTGGCCTGTGCCAGCCTCGATGCTGGCAGAAACGATGATTTCAAAGCCTTGCTACAGAAGAAGGGAAGTAAGGCAACCCCCAGGTCCCGCCCCTCAGCAGCCGAACTGCTGAAGACCACTAGCCCACTGGCTCGGAGAATTATTGCACAGTTTTCAAAGGACTACGATAGCACCGACAGCCCCAGTACCTAA
- the NHSL2 gene encoding NHS-like protein 2 isoform X9 — MMGNSHHKQPRSKSQSRMHSATGHNSPAGRVPRSASSDIRPSHSVPEGVYGRVAVGQEAQFPNLTSPVLRNPSSDPEEPLQTRGGTKPPGMESMGMVYSVPSSCNGPTESTFSASWKGDAFTYMTPSATSQSNQVSENGKNPSSGNSWVSLHTLPPLVPKEAATLFVTRDNPAGCSGPAGYSEHPTHRRQGLERPFKTGLLTGGTSRLETGPGGASRFRERSLSVPTDVDCGEEQKASEACALPYASTSSEGSNSADNIASLGAHQEAQHRRQRSKSISLKKAKKKPSPPMRSVSLVKDEPVLLPEGGQALPKDQRPRSLCLSLEHQGHHSSQVHPAVPTFKDPEGTHFSQHWYLSDWKSGDTYQSLSSSSTATGTTVIECTPVQGSSESLASPSTSRATTPSQLSIEVEAREVPSPGRLAGLMSPSSGYSSQSETPTPTVSMSLTLGHLPPPSSSVRVRPVVPERKSSLPPTSPMEKISKSRLSFDLPLTSSTHLDLSGMSISIRSKTKVSRHHSDTNFGAKLAQKTSPNQPIMPMVTQSDLRSVRLRSVSKSEPEDDIESPDYAEESGAEVLTLPERKMKPPIAEKPPLARRPPSLVHKPASASEEYPLTSPTLAMTLKSSSQHTRPLPPDTYVVARKPKSSSFPEARSPGGSTAPSSLVFTPFVSSSGAFFSGTQQPPQGSTEDEAPKVKALPERISLQSQEDAEKKKGKIPPPVPKKPSVLYLPLTSPTAQMEAYVTEPRLPLSPVITLEEDAKCLRTGDQMQSPAARTISTSQADGEREASRTGNSMEPSTEEKSVISDKTAEWIAEDDDDVFVASRTTEDLFTVIHRSKRKLLGWKEPGEAFAGGSRPSSHSPIRNAAEVPVISEPVACASLDAGRNDDFKALLQKKGSKATPRSRPSAAELLKTTSPLARRIIAQFSKDYDSTDSPST, encoded by the exons GTCACAACAGCCCCGCAGGCAGGGTGCCCCGCTCTGCCAGCTCAGACATCAGGCCCAGTCATTCTGTTCCAGAAGGTGTTTATGGAAGAGTTGCAGTTGGTCAGGAAGCACAGTTCCCAAATCTCACCTCACCAGTACTGAGAAATCCTTCTAGTGACCCGGAAGAACCTCTCCAGACACGTGGTGGCACCAAGCCTCCTGGCATGGAGAGCATGGGAATGGTGTATAGTGTCCCCAGTTCTTGCAATGGACCGACAGAATCTACATTCTCCGCTTCCTGGAAGGGAGATGCCTTCACCTACATGACTCCAAGTGCCACCAGTCAGAGCAATCAAGTCAGCGAAAATGGAAAAAATCCTTCCTCTGGGAATTCGTGGGTCTCCCTGCACACACTGCCACCTCTGGTTCCTAAGGAGGCTGCGACCCTCTTTGTCACTCGTGATAACCCTGCAGGATGCAGTGGGCCAGCTGGCTACTCTGAGCACCCTACACACCGAAGGCAGGGATTGGAGCGACCCTTCAAGACCGGCCTTCTGACAGGTGGTACCTCGAGACTGGAGACAGGCCCAGGTGGGGCCAGCAGATTCCGGGAGCGCTCACTGTCTGTGCCCACAGACGTGGACTGTGGAGAGGAACAGAAGGCCAGTGAAGCCTGTGCCCTGCCTTATGCCAGTACAAGTTCTGAGGGCAGTAACAGTGCTGACAACATTGCATCCCTTGGTGCCCACCAGGAGGCCCAGCACAGAAGGCAGAGATCCAAGAGTATCTCACTTAAGAAGGCCAAAAAGAAGCCTTCCCCGCCAATGCGCAGTGTGTCACTGGTCAAAGATGAGCCAGTGCTCTTGCCAGAAGGTGGGCAGGCACTACCCAAGGACCAGAGGCCCAGGAGCCTTTGCCTCTCCTTGGAACACCAAGGACATCACTCATCCCAGGTTCACCCAGCTGTGCCAACCTTCAAAGATCCAGAAGGGACACACTTCTCTCAGCACTGGTATCTTAGTGACTGGAAGTCTGGTGACACCTACCAGTCCTTGTCCAGTTCCAGCACTGCCACTGGCACCACGGTCATTGAGTGCACCCCGGTTCAGGGCAGCTCAGAGTCTCTTGCCTCCCCTTCCACCTCCAGAGCCACTACACCTTCCCAACTCTCCATCGAGGTAGAGGCCAGGGAGGTGCCCTCCCCAGGAAGGCTCGCTGGGCTGATGTCACCCTCCAGTGGCTACTCTAGCCAGTCGGAGACACCAACACCTACTGTCTCCATGTCCTTGACCTTGGGCCACTTGCCCCCTCCAAGCAGCAGTGTCCGGGTACGTCCAGTGGTCCCCGAGAGGAAGTCATCACTACCCCCAACATCACCGATGGAGAAAATTTCCAAGTCACGGCTATCGTTTGACCTACCATTAACCTCTTCGACCCACCTGGATCTGTCTGGGATGAGTATCTCCATCCGAAGCAAAACCAAGGTGAGCCGGCATCACTCAGATACAAATTTTGGGGCCAAGCTGGCCCAAAAAACTAGCCCCAATCAGCCAATCATGCCCATGGTTACTCAGTCTGACCTACGTTCTGTTCGCCTGAGGTCAGTCAGTAAGTCTGAGCCGGAAGATGACATCGAGAGCCCTGACTATGCTGAGGAATCAGGAGCAGAAGTCTTGACCTTGCCAGAGAGAAAGATGAAACCTCCCATAGCTGAGAAACCCCCACTGGCCCGAAGGCCTCCAAGCTTGGTCCACAAGCCAGCATCTGCCTCCGAGGAATACCCACTAACTTCGCCTACATTGGCTATGACCCTTAAGAGCTCCAGTCAACACACGAGGCCACTCCCTCCAGACACCTACGTGGTAGCGCGGAAACCAAAGTCCTCCAGCTTCCCTGAGGCCAGAAGCCCAGGGGGGTCAACAGCACCCTCATCTCTTGTTTTCACACCTTTTGTCAGTTCCTCTGGTGCTTTCTTCTCAGGAACACAGCAACCTCCCCAGGGAAGTACAGAGGATGAGGCCCCCAAGGTGAAAGCCCTGCCTGAAAGAATTAGCCTCCAGAGCCAGGAAGATGCTGAGAAGAAGAAAGGCAAGATCCCACCTCCTGTACCAAAAAAGCCCAGTGTGCTGTACCTGCCTCTCACGTCACCCACAGCTCAAATGGAGGCCTACGTGACGGAACCGAGGCTGCCTCTCAGCCCCGTCATCACCCTGGAGGAAGATGCCAAGTGTCTCCGTACCGGCGACCAGATGCAATCACCTGCTGCGAGGACGATTTCAACGTCACAAGCTGACGGTGAAAGGGAGGCAAGCCGTACAG GGAACTCTATGGAACCAAGCACCGAAGAAAAAAGTGTCATCAGTGATAAGACAGCTGAATGGATTGCAGAAGACGATGACGACGTGTTTGTGGCTTCACGCACAACTGAAGACTTATTTACCGTGATACACAG GTCCAAAAGAAAGCTGCTTGGCTGGAAGGAGCCTGGCGAGGCCTTTGCCGGAGGCAGCAGACCGAGCTCTCACTCACCAATAAGGAACGCAGCTGAAGTGCCAGTCATCAGTGAGCCGGTGGCCTGTGCCAGCCTCGATGCTGGCAGAAACGATGATTTCAAAGCCTTGCTACAGAAGAAGGGAAGTAAGGCAACCCCCAGGTCCCGCCCCTCAGCAGCCGAACTGCTGAAGACCACTAGCCCACTGGCTCGGAGAATTATTGCACAGTTTTCAAAGGACTACGATAGCACCGACAGCCCCAGTACCTAA
- the PIN4 gene encoding peptidyl-prolyl cis-trans isomerase NIMA-interacting 4: protein MGPEGALYGNRYLRVQRQVSKMPPKGKSRSGKGGKGEAASGSDSSDKKSQGPKGGGNSVKVRHILCEKHGKIMEAMEKLKSGTRFNEVAAEYSEDKARQGGDLGWMSRGSMVGPFQEAAFALPVSGLDKPVFTDPPVKTKFGYHIIMVEGRK, encoded by the exons ATGGGTCCTGAAGGGGCTTTGTACGGCAACCGGTACTTGAGAGTTCAACGGCAAGTTTCGAAGATGCCGCCCAAAGGAAAAAGCCGTTctggaaaaggggggaaag GGGAAGCCGCCTCTGGGAGTGACAGTTCTGACAAGAAGTCCCAGGGTCCCAAAGGTGGTGGCAATTCAGTAAAG GTCAGACACATTCTGTgtgaaaaacatggaaaaatcatGGAAGCCATGGAAAAGTTAAAGTCTGGAACGAGATTCAATGAAGTGGCTGCAGAGTATAGTGAAGACAAAGCCAGGCAAGGG GGCGACTTGGGTTGGATGAGCAGAGGGTCCATGGTGGGACCATTTCAAGAAGCGGCGTTCGCCTTGCCTGTCAGTGGGCTGGACAAGCCCGTGTTTACAGACCCTCCGGTTAAGACGAAATTTGGATATCATATTATTATGGttgaagggagaaaataa